CGTCaagatattctttcttttccatttcctcctcctttctgggcccccttattttggtttgagtttGTTTGTTATACTATCTTAATTTTGAATACgtgttttgaattattattaagtgtgacagtagttcatttatttcctgtactcaaagaggttcaggtgtattttctgtctggttaTTTATGTATCAAATTTAtgggtttttttcgttgtgtttgtttactcctcccttgaattcatccttgcactttgaaaattgagtttgtggtatgattccaccttacTGTGGACATCATAtcagtggtatatggatacttaaagagaaaattgaataatatattcTGGTGACGGTATAAagtcattacaatatatatattatatatatatatatatatattatatatatatatatatatatatacatgtataaatatatatatatatatatatatatataaatctgggtTTTCTGAAAAAGTACCAAATGGCAGCCCTGCCCACAAATATGCTGCATATCCGCTTTCCCGTCTGCTAGGGACAAAGCCCTGACAAAAGCGAGAGCAGTCTGTGAGGCGACGTCATCTCCTAGCTACGGGGAGACATGTTACCAACTGGCAACTGCGCGAGCACTCGTGAAAAGATTCAAAAGAACTCATTCATGCGTGGTGCAAGAGGAGAAGAAATAGAAAAGGTAAACGTGAAGGAAAATAGGATCATAACAGATTTGAGGCACATAACAGATATTCGGTATATGTTTGGTGCTTTTAGTTACTAGTGCTAATTAAATGATTGttactattattcagaaggaAAATTTTCCAGTATGAACCGCTGCCCAGTGTGGTAGCGGAGTGATGGTGCCAGTTCATGTCACAAATTGGTTTGGTTGGTACTATATGCTTTCcaaatctcttctctctatatctgTGGGGTTTTCCCTAGCGATAGACAAAATGACCGCCTGTCCACCTTCAGTTAGCCTACtcggcaacacacacacacccaggcATATACGCTGCAGGGAAATGGGGTTTCCCCTAAACAGAAAACCCAGTAGAACTTTTTGCTTCAAAACTCCATGAATTCCCCTACTGTTGACCGGGCCCGTAGCTCTAAACGTATACTTACGTATCAAACGAAGTAACGTTACACCTCGACGACAGATGTCAATTAATCTTATAAAAGGTCTAGTCTCAAGCGGTCTCCCACCAGAGAGCCTTTTGCATCGAGAGCATCTCATACCCACCGAAGAGCATGGAGGAGACTGACGAATCTACTTCCTCGCCGGAACGTGAGCCGACTTCGTGATTTgttcattcttttcattttcagggATGTTCACTTTTCATTTTCAGGGATGTTCACACGGTCATCCTTACGCGGGAAGAGACACTCAAATTGTAATGTGGCAATCACGGTTGATGTACGGAGAGGTTAGCCGGTCAGTGGAACAGCCTTTGTGGGTCTACGGTAATTGCTCAAGCCGCTAACCAACTCCCTGATCACCGTTTTACTGTATTACAGATAGATTGAattcactactctctctctctctctctctctctctctctctctctctctcactctctctctctctctctctgtttatatatatatatatatatatatatatatatatatatatatatatatatatatatatatatatatatatatatatatatatatatatatatacgtatatatatatatatatattatatatatatatatatatatatatatatattatatatatatatatatatatatatatatatatatatatatatatatatatatatatatatatatatatatatatatatagtatatatactacttattacAGATAGATTGAattcactactctctctctctctctctctctctctcgggtctcatatatatatatatatatatatatatatatatatatatatatatatatagtatatatatatatcatatatatatatatattatatatacatatatatatatatatatatatatatatatacatatatatatatatatatatatatatatatatatatatattatcacgttacattgattcatatacatacatcgagctacaataatcctttgatatctaattcgctccacatCGGATTttttatgttaaccgaaagggaaatttttagctcgatgtacatatatgtatatatcacacacatacacacacacacacacatatatatatatatatatatatatatatatactatattatataaggaCATGAGCATGTTGTCTCTCATGCAATTGAAATTTGTTTGGACTTCGGTTATAAGACCAATGCGTTTTAAAGCTGATACCGAAAAAGGTCGAGCGCTGATAAACAACGAATGTACTACAGGACTCTAAAAGTACTGGTTGCAACCCGCTGTTTAATCACATGATTGTTCTAGTTATGATTGTTACTACATCCAACAGATGGGCGCACTTAAATACCGTGAAAATTCACTATCACTGATAACAAACATCCGCAAAatattacataaacatacatatacattgtgtgtgtatataatatattattaaatataaaataatatatattatatatatattaagtatatattatattatatatatatatgtataatccgccaaacattaagctacaaatatcggtCCGTACTGCCGGAtcgtttatcatatatatatattatatatatatactatatatatacgtatatatatatatatatatatatatatatatatatatatatatatatatatatatataatattatatataatgtgtgcgcgtGCACGCATCAGCAAGCTTTACCTCACTTTTTCAAGTAGTAAACACTCGTTGGAAACATCGTAAAAGATATTACACTCATATACGTTTCGAGAGGAATTTTGAATGACTGGCTACCCTCCGTTGGGTGAAGGAAGAAGCGGCCAAGGTCTTATGTGAGATCTGACCAACTTGCCCGTTGTTTGCTCTCTAGTATGGTCAAACAACACAGTAATGCAAAACAACATATAGAGCCATCGTTACTGTAGTACCTATATAAACTACATACTAAATATTCCAAAATGTGACATCTTTGTAACGAGACTACGAATAATATTTTAAGATGCGACTCAATACGTGGAGCGTGGTATAGAAGGAAAAATTTGCTGTAGTACCGAGAtgattaatgctctctctctctctctctctctctctctctctctctctctctctcaataaataaataaataaatacataaataaattaatggtATAGAATGGCAttgaccataaacagaagggagtggaaggacaaaTCTGAGGCCTTTGTTCTGCAGTGGACTTGCAACGGCTcatgatgatagtgatgatatatatgtatgtatatatatatatatatatatatatatatatatatatatatatatatatatatatactaaaaacaaagtattatatacagcattcattaaaattaagttacgcataaaaattaaaactaagcaCAAGACCTAAAGTaaaaagagggaaggaaaaaatcattttaatgaaTGAAGTATTGAATAATTTGTTTACAGTATTATTACTTGGATTTGTAGACTGAGGATGTGCTGACGTAGGCATGAAAcgtttcttttataataaacttTGCCCATTGTCCTATTGTTTGTGTTGGGCTCCCTGTGCTGTGGAAGTCTTGGCGATTTTCTgccaaatttatgtatatatatatatatatatatatatatatatatatatactatatgcaaatatacttatatatatatatatatatatatataatatatatatatatatatatatctatacatacatatactttgcACGGGCAGGTGATTTCATGAATAACGTTACTTATATCCAAgtcctttatttttaatttttggttttgttCGGCAGGGAGTTGGAGCAGTTATTTAGACGAACTCGTCGCAACAGTTTGCCACGGCTTAGAACTGCTACCAACAGACGACCCACTATCAGCAGCGCCTTCAGGCACCGACGGTCCCTCTGTCCCAGCAGAGATTCCTGGTGACGGGAATGAAGTCTTCTTCAATACGCCGTTCTGCGGGGTGGGACTTCCACAGGGGATGAGTTGTCGACATAAAATTATAGATCCCACTTCGTCCAGTCCTGGAGGACCTTCCAGCaatcccaagaagaagaagaagaagaagaaactctaCGAGTTTGACCACCCCTTCGACGACGAGTGCCACGAGAGGAAACGCCTCAATGCCATCAAAGCCAAGAAGCACAGGGAGGTCGCTAAACAGAGGGAGGCGGCTCTGAGGGAAAATTTTCGAGGAGTCCTCAGCGAAAACGAAGACCTTCGGTCGCAAGTGAAGGCGGCcggggagagagaggagcagcTGAAAAGGAAGATCACGGAATTCCGAGACAAGTTGCTTTCGCTGATTGAGACGCTCTGTTGCTGAGGAGGTATGTTTATTTTAGAAGAACTTTCACGAACACCTTTTGATATGAATAGATTCCGCAGAAGTGAAGTGATGAAGAGcaaaaatatacaacaaaaacTATGTAGAAACAGTTATAATAATAGCAAGCGTTaaggataaatagatatatttaaatgACAGGCTGTAAGTTCAAGTTACCAGATTTcagattaatttgattttttattgattCTTTATTTTTCCGGTTTAAAACTCTTCATATACTTTCTAAGTTTTCAAGTAAGTTGATCTTTTGGTTACCTTCACCACActacaattataaataatatggCAGAGGAAAACTACAAAATTTCTACTCTTTTTGTAACTTTCTACATCTTTACTGAAACTTCTCCGGTTTCAATAGTTGTAAACCTTCAATTACAATTCCAAGACGCGTCACATTTCAACGAATATTAACTCATAGTTAATATATGAGCGCGTGTGTTTgattacgtacatatatatatatatatatatatatatatatatatatatatatatatatatatatatatatatatatatatatatatatatatatatatagaaagttctGAACAACTGTCAGTTTCCCATGGAGAGATTATTAGTAGTTTTCCTGAATTTTCTGATTACACTTCCTACTCTCTCAACGGATTTTCTACAATTCCTTCGACTAACTTTGAATCTTACTTAATACTCCCTCTGGAGTcgtagcatttaccattttttaacATCAAATTCCAGTGCATTCACGCTGCCTGTTACTTTCACCAACATCTGCTGTACATGCTTAACTGATGAAAAAACAAACTTTAAAtgtatgtactatagtagattcacatcaaccgtgcatttgaagtctaggccagtcccttatgacgctcctgattggctgttgataagctcatcacagggctggaaactctcagtctctcaaaagagttcacatgggtaggatctatgtcccacctctcctgaaggatacatcattcaaaagtatccctcgggagaggtagaacatacatactgcctatgtgaacactcgagagagactgagagtttccagccctgtgattcacttatcaacagacaatcaggagcgtcgtaagggactggcttagacatcagatgcatggttgacgTGTCTACTATAGGCATATTACTGtcacgcacacacgtacacata
The DNA window shown above is from Macrobrachium nipponense isolate FS-2020 chromosome 30, ASM1510439v2, whole genome shotgun sequence and carries:
- the LOC135202033 gene encoding uncharacterized protein LOC135202033, which codes for MEETDESTSSPERSWSSYLDELVATVCHGLELLPTDDPLSAAPSGTDGPSVPAEIPGDGNEVFFNTPFCGVGLPQGMSCRHKIIDPTSSSPGGPSSNPKKKKKKKKLYEFDHPFDDECHERKRLNAIKAKKHREVAKQREAALRENFRGVLSENEDLRSQVKAAGEREEQLKRKITEFRDKLLSLIETLCC